A genomic region of Desulfosarcina ovata subsp. ovata contains the following coding sequences:
- a CDS encoding branched-chain amino acid ABC transporter permease, whose translation MFTTKVPYYYIILIMLIAVLALTMFISRSKLIAMAMSSFFTALAGTFYAQFSLFIHPRSIISLDISFEIAFIALIGGRGSIAGPVIGALLLRPVSDLSRIYFGDTLPGLHLIIYGVVLILVMIYQPRGLQESLARIYDTLVDKVARTFKKRKPTWGYNRSEPSWRPPK comes from the coding sequence ATGTTCACCACCAAGGTGCCGTACTACTACATCATCCTGATCATGCTCATCGCCGTTCTGGCACTGACCATGTTCATCTCCCGCTCCAAGCTGATCGCCATGGCCATGAGTTCGTTTTTCACCGCCCTGGCGGGAACGTTCTATGCGCAGTTCTCCCTGTTCATTCACCCGCGCAGCATCATCTCCTTGGACATCTCCTTCGAGATCGCTTTCATTGCGCTCATCGGCGGACGTGGCTCCATCGCCGGGCCGGTGATCGGTGCGCTGTTGCTGCGGCCGGTCAGCGATCTCTCACGGATCTATTTCGGCGATACCCTGCCGGGGCTGCATCTGATCATCTACGGCGTGGTGCTGATCCTGGTGATGATATACCAGCCCAGGGGGCTGCAGGAGTCGCTCGCCCGAATCTACGACACCCTTGTCGACAAAGTGGCGCGCACGTTCAAAAAGAGGAAGCCTACCTGGGGATATAATCGATCCGAACCATCTTGGCGTCCACCCAAATAA
- a CDS encoding DUF134 domain-containing protein, whose translation MPRPKKPRIVSSYPTIAAFVPQGMPISGEVMLSVEELEAIRLSDFECLDQESAANLMQVSRQTYGRILSRARHIVGEALVTGKALRVSGGNYAMRGGGRRRRRRGRMDE comes from the coding sequence ATGCCGAGACCCAAAAAACCCAGGATTGTTTCCAGTTATCCGACCATCGCCGCCTTTGTCCCACAGGGAATGCCGATCTCCGGCGAAGTGATGTTGTCCGTTGAAGAACTGGAGGCCATTCGATTAAGCGATTTCGAGTGCCTGGATCAGGAATCGGCAGCCAACCTCATGCAGGTGTCCCGGCAGACGTATGGCAGAATTCTGTCCAGGGCCCGCCATATCGTTGGCGAGGCCTTGGTTACCGGCAAAGCCCTCAGGGTCAGCGGCGGGAATTATGCCATGCGGGGCGGCGGCAGACGCCGCCGACGGCGGGGCAGGATGGATGAGTGA
- a CDS encoding DUF5320 domain-containing protein: MPGFDRSGPAGAGPMTGGRRGVCGGSYGRPANIGYGFGYGGGRGMGFRRGYGGRGRGFGYRGYGGYPAPPAVGPAYPQSSADEMAMLQAEANAMKASLESIQNRIAELEKDASE, translated from the coding sequence ATGCCAGGATTTGACAGAAGTGGACCCGCAGGAGCCGGCCCCATGACCGGTGGCCGCCGAGGAGTGTGCGGCGGATCATACGGACGACCCGCTAACATCGGCTATGGTTTTGGCTATGGCGGAGGCAGGGGCATGGGATTCAGGCGCGGATATGGCGGACGGGGGCGCGGTTTCGGATACCGCGGATACGGAGGATATCCGGCACCCCCCGCCGTCGGCCCCGCTTATCCGCAGAGCAGTGCCGATGAAATGGCGATGCTCCAGGCCGAGGCCAATGCCATGAAAGCCTCGCTGGAATCCATCCAGAACCGGATCGCGGAGCTGGAAAAGGACGCATCCGAATAG
- a CDS encoding dicarboxylate/amino acid:cation symporter, protein MEKQSKGIDLQWKILIGIVAGIGIGMGINMAMGAGITSGPLYVMKTVFQYGGDIFIRLLRMLIVPLVFASIFMAVANLGDVRALGKIGGKTVGYYMLTTALAVLAGLIVVNMIPKNAAAAFATGNILQIIFFTIFLAIMASTIGRDSEALTNAINGIDRIMQNGIMAIMVIAPYAIFMLVTAIFMDLGFAALKALGKYAATVLLGLLIHGFVTLPILVLLMGRYNPYRLFKALSPAMMTAWSTASSAATLPMTMSNLEKRAGVEGRIGNFVLPLGATINMDGTALYESVAVIFIAQIMGIELTIGMQVVIFVTASLAAIGAAAIPGAGLVTMGIVLTAAGLPLDGIGLILAIDRILDQFRTAINVWGDATAAVVIGHSENAIHEV, encoded by the coding sequence ATGGAGAAGCAGAGCAAAGGGATTGACCTGCAATGGAAAATTCTCATCGGGATCGTTGCCGGTATCGGGATCGGCATGGGGATCAACATGGCCATGGGCGCCGGCATCACGTCGGGCCCGCTGTATGTCATGAAAACCGTCTTTCAGTACGGTGGAGACATTTTTATCCGGCTGCTGCGCATGCTGATTGTACCGCTGGTGTTTGCCTCGATTTTCATGGCGGTGGCCAATCTCGGAGATGTGCGCGCACTGGGTAAGATTGGCGGCAAAACCGTCGGTTATTACATGCTGACCACGGCCTTGGCCGTTCTGGCGGGGCTTATTGTGGTCAACATGATCCCCAAAAATGCGGCCGCGGCGTTTGCCACCGGCAACATTCTGCAGATCATTTTTTTCACGATTTTTCTCGCCATCATGGCATCGACCATCGGACGGGATTCCGAGGCACTGACCAATGCCATCAATGGTATCGACCGAATCATGCAAAACGGCATCATGGCGATTATGGTCATCGCGCCGTATGCCATTTTTATGCTGGTCACCGCGATTTTCATGGATCTTGGATTTGCCGCATTGAAAGCGCTGGGCAAATATGCGGCCACAGTTCTTTTGGGCTTGCTAATCCACGGTTTTGTTACCTTGCCGATTCTGGTTTTGCTGATGGGGCGGTATAATCCGTACCGGTTGTTCAAGGCCCTGAGCCCGGCCATGATGACGGCCTGGTCTACCGCCTCCAGCGCGGCCACCTTGCCGATGACCATGAGCAATCTGGAGAAACGAGCCGGCGTGGAAGGCCGCATTGGCAATTTCGTGCTTCCCCTTGGTGCCACGATAAACATGGATGGAACTGCATTGTACGAATCCGTGGCAGTTATTTTTATCGCCCAGATCATGGGGATTGAACTGACGATCGGCATGCAGGTCGTCATTTTCGTCACCGCCTCGCTGGCGGCCATCGGGGCGGCGGCGATTCCCGGTGCCGGCCTGGTCACCATGGGCATCGTCCTGACGGCTGCGGGCCTTCCCCTGGATGGCATCGGACTGATCCTCGCGATTGACAGAATCCTTGACCAGTTCCGCACGGCGATCAACGTTTGGGGGGATGCAACGGCGGCTGTCGTTATCGGACACTCGGAAAATGCCATTCATGAGGTTTGA
- a CDS encoding transporter substrate-binding domain-containing protein, with the protein MQHFGFYAVKSLVVGVLVVLMLSTTSLAQDQDEGATTLSRVMSSNVLRVGVNPNFKPFSFERDGKRVGVDIDIANLLAEKLGVKAEFVVPESFSDLIPMLQANEIDIIIAGMSITFDRAKRVDFSVPYFETGLSILLNKVRAAKLGIGDAKDHQTIYSILEKNGKANRLVIAVTEGKAPQQAVPRYFPQASVKAYPTNEAAAAATLSGDADMMVHDEIFLKVWLKEHMRDARYRLVVVDPPFKPDYYGMAVRKGNQDLLNMLAVFNLELKSDGSVSRFLGRYLPVTTRVVTRSYTISEDYYGGD; encoded by the coding sequence ATGCAACACTTCGGGTTTTATGCAGTGAAGTCTCTGGTAGTGGGGGTCCTGGTTGTCCTCATGCTATCAACGACAAGCCTGGCGCAGGACCAGGACGAAGGGGCAACAACGCTGTCCCGGGTGATGAGCAGCAACGTGTTGAGAGTCGGCGTCAATCCGAACTTTAAGCCATTTTCCTTTGAACGGGATGGCAAGCGCGTCGGCGTGGATATCGACATCGCCAACCTGCTCGCCGAGAAACTTGGCGTAAAAGCCGAATTCGTCGTTCCCGAATCCTTTTCCGATCTGATTCCAATGCTCCAGGCAAACGAAATCGATATCATTATCGCCGGTATGAGCATTACCTTCGATCGTGCGAAAAGAGTCGATTTTTCAGTGCCCTATTTCGAAACCGGCCTGTCGATCCTGTTGAACAAAGTCAGAGCCGCCAAACTGGGAATCGGCGACGCCAAAGACCATCAGACCATTTACTCCATCCTCGAAAAAAACGGAAAAGCGAACCGGCTCGTCATCGCCGTGACGGAAGGCAAAGCCCCCCAACAAGCGGTTCCCCGTTACTTTCCCCAGGCATCGGTGAAGGCGTATCCGACCAACGAAGCGGCCGCCGCGGCAACACTCAGCGGTGATGCGGACATGATGGTTCATGATGAGATCTTCCTGAAGGTCTGGCTGAAGGAGCACATGCGGGATGCGCGGTACCGCCTGGTGGTTGTCGATCCACCGTTTAAACCCGACTATTACGGCATGGCGGTGCGCAAGGGAAACCAGGATCTGCTGAACATGCTCGCTGTATTCAATCTGGAACTGAAGTCAGATGGGAGTGTATCCCGTTTCCTGGGGCGGTACCTGCCGGTGACCACCAGGGTCGTTACCCGAAGCTACACCATCAGCGAAGATTATTACGGAGGTGACTGA